One Haloarcula sp. CBA1127 genomic window carries:
- a CDS encoding GbsR/MarR family transcriptional regulator yields the protein MSDADSSVARERVIESMEQSAEVYGLSRSAGRIYGVLYFAAEPLSIPELVDKTGYAKSTVSNVTRTLSRIGLIHRRSSEGGGRRVRFEAEREVWFILQDVFQQYIQREVQTTLRTIRRAEEEVPADTREQERVRNLRETYEDLEEIVQLTSEYSAAELREALEAYEQ from the coding sequence ATGAGTGATGCTGACAGTTCGGTCGCACGGGAACGCGTCATCGAATCGATGGAGCAATCGGCCGAAGTGTACGGCCTCAGCCGAAGTGCCGGGCGCATCTACGGTGTGCTGTACTTCGCTGCAGAGCCGCTCTCTATCCCAGAACTGGTCGACAAAACTGGCTACGCAAAATCGACGGTGAGTAACGTCACACGGACGCTGTCGCGTATCGGGCTCATCCACCGCAGGTCGTCGGAAGGAGGCGGCAGGCGAGTCCGGTTCGAGGCCGAGCGGGAGGTCTGGTTCATCCTGCAGGACGTGTTCCAGCAGTACATCCAACGGGAAGTTCAGACGACGCTCCGGACCATCCGCCGGGCGGAAGAGGAAGTGCCGGCAGATACTCGCGAGCAAGAGCGGGTTCGAAACCTCCGCGAGACGTACGAAGACCTAGAAGAGATCGTACAGCTCACATCAGAGTACTCGGCCGCCGAACTCCGCGAGGCGCTTGAAGCGTACGAGCAGTAG
- a CDS encoding transcriptional regulator, whose product MASAFPHHPPVDYAPREQTNVVVNGTEPTDVLQILSSEAAQEILGAVRDEPRTASDIADTVDRSLQSVSYHLDRLCEADLIEPAETWYSEKGTEMTVYALATERLVVQFGDSTDRSV is encoded by the coding sequence ATGGCAAGCGCTTTCCCACACCACCCACCGGTTGACTATGCACCCCGAGAGCAGACGAACGTCGTAGTCAACGGTACCGAGCCGACTGATGTTCTCCAGATCCTTTCATCCGAGGCCGCTCAGGAGATACTTGGGGCGGTCAGAGACGAACCGCGGACCGCATCGGATATCGCGGACACAGTCGACCGCTCGCTCCAGAGCGTCTCCTATCACCTCGACCGTCTCTGTGAAGCTGACCTTATCGAACCCGCCGAAACGTGGTACTCGGAGAAAGGGACGGAGATGACAGTGTATGCTCTCGCCACGGAACGACTCGTCGTGCAGTTCGGTGACAGCACTGACCGGTCCGTGTAG